Within Frankiales bacterium, the genomic segment GGTGCCCACTCGCGCACGGTACGTCGCCGATGCGGAGCGACGCGCCCCGGGTCAGGCCAGGGCGAGCAGGCGGGTCACCGTCGTGACCCCTGCGGCGATCACCAGGGCCGGCACGACGCCGTAGCGCATCACGCGGGCCACACGGCGGGTGAACCACGCGGGCTCGGCCTCCCAGGCCCATCCGACGAACAGCACGACGGCGAGCGCGAGCAGGACGAGGACGAGCCCGAACGGGCCGGACAGCAGGTCGGCCAGCGGCCCGCTGAGCTTCGGGACGGTGATGGCGAGAGTCACGCGGTGCCTCCCGGTGCGGTCGGCGCGGCGAGCACCTGGGCGTGGTCGCTGGACCAGATGGTGCGGTAGCCGAGCTTCTCCGCCGAGGCGACGGCCCGGTCGGACCAGTCGGGTGAGAGGCCCAGCACGTCGGTGCCGTAGTACAGCTGACCGCTGCTCACGTAGATGTAGTCGGGCGCGACGCCCGCGATGCAGCCGCCCGGGTCGGTGTCGCTGAAGCACGTGTCGTCGCTGAGCGAGGGGTAGTTGTACTTCCCGATGCCGCCCAGCGAGAGCGGGTTGAACGGCGAGAAGTCCGCGATGGTCGCGCCCTGGGGTGCCACCGCGTAGAGCGCGCGCACCGCCGCGACCTGGTCCGGCGTGACGCGCTCGTAGCGCTGGTTGGCCCCTCGCGAGGCCACGAGCGACGTCGCGATCGCGGTGAGCGCGACCGCGATCACCGACGCGCGGGCCGCGGGGCGCAGCCGCACGAGCAGCGGGGCGACGGCGTCGGTGGTGAACACCGCGAACAGCGGCATGGCGAACAGGAAGCTGCGCACCACGACCTCGCCGCCGTAGCTCTGGCCCGCGATGACGCTGAAGGGGAGCAGCGTGAGCGCCACGAAGGTGAGCACCCAGGCCGACCGGCGGCGCACGACCAGCCCGATCATGGCGGCGACGAGGAAGCCGCCCGAGGTGGCCAGGCGCAGGTACTGCAGCCGCAGGTGCTCGGGGGAGCCCGTGACGCGCTTGCTCACGCCGCTGCCGAGCGACGACCCGACCTGGCCGACGTCGCCGAGGAGCCCCTGGAGGTGCCCGAGCCAGAAGTCCGTGGCGCCGTAGGAGAACCACAGCGAGAAGATGAGCCCGGCCGCGAGCCAGAGGAAGCGCAGGCGGGTGCGCCCCGTGAGCGCGAGCACGGCCAGCGCCAGGATCGTCACGACCGGCGTCAGCTGGTGGCTCACCACGCTCGCCGTGATCACCACGACGAGCAGGGCCCCCACCGCGACGTACTGCCACGCCTCGACGCCGCGCACGCGCTCGGGCCGCACGGCGGCGACCGCGCGGGCCAGGCGCACCACGCTGCGGCCGATCCCGTCGTGCCACCAGCGGCGCACCCGGTCGCGCACCCGGACCTCGACGTCGGTGCCGGCCGCGCGCCCCAGCCACACGAGCACCGAGAGCAGCACCAGGTAGAGGACGAAGTTCGTGGCCTGCGGGGCGAAGTAGTCCTGCTCGAACCAGTTGCCGCAGAAGAAGAGCATCACGGCGAGCCAGGCGTAGCGCCGGCGCCGCCCCACCCGCCGGGCCAGCAGCAGCAGCGGGGTCAGGAACAGCAGGTTGTACACCAGCGGCGCCCACCGGAGCAGGCCGGTGGCGTCGGGCAGGCCGGCCGAGGTCGTGAGGCTGGCCGTGGCCCCGAAGAAGCCGGGCCACGAGAACCGCGCGTCGTAGCTGGGCAGGATCGCGCCGTGCTCGTGGATGTAGTCGGAGAACCCGGCGTGCAGCCACGCGGTGGGGAACCCGGCGACGTCGTCGGAGCCGTTCTGGTAGGTGAACAGCACCACGACCAGCGTGACGGTGGTGAGCAGCAGCCACCGCTCGCGCTGCCGCTCGGCGGACAGCTCGATGCCCGCCGCCGCGCCGATGCAGCCCAGTGCCAGCACGTAGCTCAGCGGCATCACCGAGATGAGCGCGTACGCCGACATGAGGTCCTGGTCGGTGTGGGTGACCGCGAAGGCGTAGAGCACCAGGGCGGCCAGCAGCAGCCACGGCGTGGGGCCGGCGTCCACCACGCGCTGCCGCCACGGGGTCGCCACCGGCTCGGGCCCGGCGTCGGGCAGCGGTCTGCCCCGGCGCAGGACGAGCGCGGCGAACACCCACGCGAGCACGCTCGGGACCGTGACGGAGGCGACCGGGTGCCACCAGCCCGTCTGGAGCATCACCATCGCGACGAGGATCTGCACGGCCACGCTGGTCGCGACGGCGAGCCCCACGGTGGCGAGCACCGAGGGGAGCCGCAGCCACAGCGCGACCGGGACGCCCGGGATGAGGAAGACGTAGGCCAGCGCCGTCCACGTGCGTCCGTACAGCGGGACGTCCGCGACGACCAGCAGCGGCTGGAGCACGGACAGCGCGAGAGCGGCCGACAGCAGACCCCACGGGACGGTGGCCGTCGGGAACCGCCGCACTCCGCCTCCGTGGCCTCCGGGTCGTGCCCATACGGGCGGGGGCTCGTTCCCCCGTCCGACACGCCAGCCTAACCGGCCCGGTGAGGGCAACCGACCCACGACCGGGCACCATGGGCGCGTGGTGGTCACGAGGACTCGGGTCGTGGTGACGGTCCTCGCGGTCGCGGCGGCCGCACTGGTCGCCGTGTACCTCCTTCGCGGGTCCGGTCCGGGCACGCCGGCGCCCGTCTCCACGGCGGACCTCACGCACCCGTCGGGCCTCGCCCCCACGGTCGACAAGGACCCGCGCTGGGGCGCGGCGTTCGTCGACGACTTCGACGGCAGCGCCCCCGACGGCTGGTACCTCTACGCCGGCGTGCCGGCGGGCGGCAACGGCGGCTTCTGGGCGCCGTCGCACGCGACGGTCGCCAGCGGCGTCCTGCGCCTGCGCACCACGCGGGACGCGGGCCGCTGGGTCTCGGCCGGCGCGGCGCACAAGGCCGACGGCTCGATCACCTACGGCAAGGTCCAGGTGCGGTTCCGCATGGCGCCCGCGCACGGGGTGTCCTACGCCCTGCTGCTCTGGCCGGACAGCGAGAAGGCGCCGCCGTACGTCGAGTTCGGCGAGGACGGCGGCGGCGACCGCACGACGACGTCGGCCACTCTGCACACGGCCACGGGCGGCACGGGTCCGCCGCACCTGCTCGGCGGCGACTTCTCCCAGTGGCACACGCTGGGCGTGGAGTGGACCCCCGGACGGCTCGACTACACCCTCGACGGGCAGGTCTGGGCGTCCGACATCGGCGCGGGCGTCCCCACCAAGCCGATGCACCTCGTGGTGCAGACCCAGACGTGGGACTGCGGCGTCCCCGACGTGCAGTGCCCCGACGCCACGACGCCCGCGACGACCGACCTCGAGGTCGACTGGGTGACGGTGCAGCCCTACCGCGGCGGCTGACGCTCGGTGCACGGGTCGCGACCATGCGTCGCGGTCCGGGCACACCGGGGGCGGCGCGCGCCGCGGGGAGGCACGATGTGCGCGTGAAGTCCCGGAGGGTTCGGCTGGCCGCCGTCGGCGGTGGGCTCACGGCGGCCGTGCTCGTCGGCGTGCTCGGCTTCCGCGAGCACGCGCTGGCCCGCTTCCCCGGCGTCGACGACCCGGCCCACCCCTCCGGCATGGCCCCCGCCCTCGACCCGGACCCGCGCTGGACCCCCGTGTACGTCGACGACTTCACCGGGACGTCGCCGGACGGCTGGTACCTCTACTCGGGGGCGCCCTCCAGCGGCCCCGGCGGCTTCTGGTCGCCCAGCCACGACATCGTGCAGGACGGCGTGCTGCACCTGCGCACGACGTACGAGAACGGGCGCTGGGTGTCCGGCGGGCTCGCGCGCACGGCGCCCAAGCCCCTCGTGTACGGCAAGATCCAGGTGCGGTTCCGCATGGCCGAGGCGCGCGGGGTGTCCTACGCGCTGCTCATGTGGCCCGACGACGAGGTGTGGCCGCCCGAGATCGACTTCGGCGAGGACGGCGGCGGCGACCGCACGATGACGACGGCCACGCTGCACCACGGGCCGGAGAACAGCATCGAGCAGCACCAGCTGTCCGGGGACTTCAGCCAGTGGCACACCCTGGGCATCGAGTGGACGCCGGGCCGCATCGACTACCTGGTCGACGGCCACGTGTGGGCGACCGACGAGGGCGCGGCCGTGCCGTCGGTGCCCATGCACCTGGCCCTGCAGACGCAGACATGGGACTGCGGCCTGGCCTACGCCCAGTGCCCCGACTCGACCACCCCGGCCCAGACCGACCTCGAGGTCGACTGGGTGACCGTGCAGGGCTACACCGGCGGCTGAGCCGGGCGCTCCCCGGGGGCGCGGACGTCAGGGCGTGTAGCTGTACGCCGTCACCCAGTCCACGCGCACGTGACCGCTCGCGCTGTTCGACGGCGCGCCGCCGCTGAGCCGGGTCTCGGTCTGCAGCACCCAGTGCATCGGCTTGGACGGGACCAGCTTCGTCGAGGTACCGATCACCTTGCCGTCGAGGTAGAAGACGACCTTGCCGGGCTTCCACTCGACGGTGCTCGTGTGCCAGCCGGAGAACGTCGTCGACAGCTCGAACGCGTCCTGGCCGCCGCTCGAGGAGGCGTAGTGCGCGTAGGCGGAGATGGTCGAGCTCAGGTCGCCCTCGGGGAAGTCGATCTCGCCGTCGGCCGGCCAGGAGTCCGAGTCCGGCCACAGCAGCCACGCGACCTTGTACCCCGGGGTCGAGTCGGCCTGGAACCGCACCGAGTAGCGCCCGTAGGTCATCTTCGGCAGCTTCGGCATCGGCGCCGACACGTAGTGCACGCCGTTGACCGTGTGAACCCAGATGTCCATGAGGCCGTTGGACGCCGACAGCGTCCGCGCAGGGTCGTAGGTCCCGTTGCCGCTGGTGTCCTTCCACGGCGACGGGTAGGCCGTCCAGCGCGTGCCGTAGGCGGACAGGAACGAGCCGAGCGCCGCGTCCTTGCTGAAGTCGTCGGCGAAGATCTGGGTCCAGCCCGGCAGGTCGCCCTTCGGCATCGCGCTCGGGTCCGGCGCCGGAGCCGACGGCGCCGAGGTCGTCGGGGCGGCCGTGGTCGGCGCGGCGGTCGTGGGCGCGGCGGTGGTGGGGGTCGCGCTCGTCGGCTCGGGGGCCGGCGTCGGCGACGTCGTGTCCGTGGGCGTGGGCGACGCGCTCGTGGGCGTCGGCGTCGGGGAGGGCACGTTGGAGCGGTGCGAGCGGTAGGACCGGTTGGCCGCGTCCACCGCGGCGGCCGTGGCCGAGGCCACCGCCGCGGAGTCGGCGGAGGGACGGGCGGCGGCCAGCGACTGGCGGCGGGCGCCCCGCAGCGCCGCGGTGAGCGTCGTCGTGACCATGACGCTGCGCGCCGCGGTGCGGCTCGCGAACGCCGAGCGCGACCCGGTGGTGCTGATCACGCCGTCGCTCACGGTCGCGGTGGCCGAGGCGCTGCTCGAGGCGGCGACGCGCACCGTGACGTAGCGGTGCAGCCGGCCGCTGCTGCTGCGGGCCCAGCGGCCGCTGACCGAGACGATGCGGGCCCCGCGCGCGACGACGCGCGCCGAGACGTCGGGAGCCACGGTGGTGGTGTCGGTGCGGACCCCGGGTGCGGGCAGGTCCGGCCCGGACGCGCTCGCCTGGCTGTTGCCGGCCACCAGCAGCCCGAGCAGCACCGTGACGACGGCCAGCATCGCGGGGAATCGCCAGGGGCGCGACACGCTGGGTGACCACCGCGCGGGGCGGCCAGGGCGCTCGTCGGGCAGGACGTGCGCGGGGCGCCGGGAGTGGGTGCCGACCGTCATGGATCCGGCTTCGGCCGGTGCCCGGGCGGATTGAGCCGGGGGAGGTCCCCGTCACCCGGATGCCGTGTAACGGCGGGTCCGGCGTCACCCGGACGGCCCAGTGGCGCCGGCGCCGCGGAGGGGTGGCGGAGGGCCCGTCCGGCGGCGGCCACCGGCACGCACGGGCCGGGGTCGCGCGACCGCGGGCGTCCGGTGCCGCCGGACGGGGTCGGCCCATCGGGTGGTTCTGGTTCGTCCGTTGGGTCACCGAGGTTACGCAGAGTTACCCGAGGCTGGCATAGTCGTCGAGGGCGACCGGTCGCCCGGGGGGACACGGGAGACCGGTCAGGAGAAGCACGGGACGGAGGCGGGCGGATGGGCAGCACGCGCGTCGGTGTCGACCTCGCCCGGGCGTCCGACGTCCGCGAGAGCATCGCCGCCTTCGGGGATCGCTACCTGCGCCGGGTGTACACCGAGCACGAGCTGGCGGCGTGCACCGGTGCGGGGCAGGTCGCCGAGCGGGGGCTCGCGGCGCGCTTCGCGGCCAAGGAGGCCCTGCTCAAGGCCCTGCACGTGGCCGACGCCGCGATCGACTGGCGCGACGTCGAGGTGCGACGGACCGCCGGCGGGTGGCCCGAGCTCGCGCTGCACGGCGGGGCCCGGCGCCTCGCCGAGGACGTGGGTCTGCTCGACGCCTCGGTGTCGATGACCCACGACGACGACGTCGCCATGGCGGTCGTGGTCGCGGTGTGCGACCCCGGCGTCCGGCGGCCGGACGAGCCGCGCTGAGCCTGCCCACCGGCGGGCGCGGAGCACGAGGACGGGGGCAAGGACATGAGCGCGACCAGGACCCAGGACGACCAGGAACGAGGGATCTCTCCCGTGGACGACACGATTCGGAAGGTGCTGGCCGATCACGGCCGCCTCGCCGTCGACGCCGCAGGGCTCGACCGGCACGCGGACCTCTACGAGGCCGGTCTCACCTCCCACGCCAGCGTCAACATCATGCTGGCGCTCGAGGACGCCTTCGACCTCGAGTTCCCCGACAGGCTGCTGAAGAAGTCGACCTTCTCCAGCATCGCGTCCATCGAGGACGCCATCACCGAGCTCAGCGAGGGAGGGTCCTGATGACCCTGGACCTGGACGCGCCCGCCGCCGTCGACTACCGCGCGCTCGCCCGGCGCATCGCCACCGAGGTGGCCGCCCCGGCCGCCGCCGAGGTGGACCGCGACGCCCGGTTCCCGCACGAGTCGTTCGCCGCCCTGCGGGCCGAGGGCCTGCTCTCGGCGATGATCCCGGTCGAGCTGGGCGGGGCCGGCGCCACCGTGTCCGACATGGCGGCGGTCACGGAGGAGCTCGGCATGGCCTGCGCCTCCACGGGCATGGTGTTCGCCATGCACCAGATCCAGATCAACTCCCTGATCCGGCACGGCCGCAGCGCCGCGCTCGACGAGCTCAAGCGCGAGATCTGCCGCGACCAGCTCCTCGTCGCGTCGGCGACGACGGAGGTCGGCATCGGCGGCGACGTGCGCTCCTCGAGCTGCCACGTGCAGCTGGAGGGGGACACCTTCCGGGTCACCAAGCAGGCCCCGGTGATCTCGTACGGCGAGCAGGCCGACCTCCTCTTCCTCACCGCCCGGCGCAACGCGGACTCCCCGCCGAACGACCAGGTCCTGACGGTGATGCGGATCAAGGACATCGAGCTCGAGCGCGTGGGGGAGTGGAACACTCTCGGCTTCCGGGGCACGTGCAGCCCGGGGTTCGTGGTGCGCGGGCACGGCCCGGCCGACCTCATCCTCGACGACCCCTACGGCGACATCTCGGCGCGGTCGATGCTGCCGAGCGCGCACATCCTGTGGGGGCACCTCTGGTTCGGCATGGCCACGCAGGCCGTCAACCAGGCCCGCGCCTTCGTCCGGGCCGCGGCGAGGTCCAAGCCGGGGACGGTCCCGCCGGGGGCGCAGCGCCTCGCCGAGCTCATGGTCGTGCACCAGCAGATGGCCGAGCTCGTCCGCGGCGCCGCCGCCCGCTACGAGGCCACCTACGACGACGTCGACGCGCAGAGCTCTATCTCCTTCGCCGTGGCGATGAACTCCCTCAAGGTGTCGGCGTCCTCGCTGCTCATCGACATCGTCGGCAAGGCGCTGGTCATCGTCGGGATCATGGGCTACCGCGAGGACTCGGCGTACTCCCTGGGCCGCGTCCTGCGCGACGCGTGGGGCGCCCCGCTGATGGTCAACAACGACCGGATCCTCGGCAACAACGCCCAGCTCCTGCTCGTGAGCAAGGACTGACCGATGGTCGACGTCACGGACCACGTCGCCTTCCGGGACCGGCTCGTCGAGACGGGGTGGCTGCGCCGCACCGCCGTCGACGGCGTCATCGCCCGCACCCAGCCGTTCGTGCGGGTCGAGCGCGGCATCGACGCGCTCGTCACCCGTACCGGCGCCGACCAGGACGCGCTCGTGCTGCGGTTCCCGCCCGTGTTCCCGCGGGAGTCCTACCTCAAGACCGACTACCTGGCCTCGTTCCCCAACCTCACCGGCTCGGTGCACACGTTCGAGGGCACCGAGCGCGAGGCTGCGGCGCTGCTGGCCCAGCAGGAGGCGGGTGAGGACTGGGGGCTGTCGCTGGTCACCACGGACCTCATGCTCGTGTCGGCCTCCTGCCACCCGTCCTACGAGCTGTTCGCGGGCGAGCTCGGCACGGACTCGGTGCTGCTCGACATCGAGGGGTGGTGCTTCCGCCGCGAGCCCTCGCCGGACCCGGCCCGCGCGCAGTCCTTCCGGCAGCGCGAGTTCGTCTACATCGGCACGCCGGACGGCGCTCTCGCGCATCGCGACGAGTGGGTGAAGCGCGGTCTGTCGGTGCTCGAGCAGCTCGAGCTGCCCGCCACCGCCGACATCGCCAACGACCCGTTCTTCGGCCGGGCCGGGCGCATGCTCGCGGCCAACCAGCGCGAGGAGGCGCTCAAGATCGAGCTGCTCGTGCCGCTGTACGGGCCGGACGAGCCGGGCACCGCGCTGGTGTCCAGCAACTGCCACCGCGACCACTTCGGGGTCAACTTCGGCATCACCACGCCCGACGGCGAGGTGGCGCACTCGTCGTGCGTCGGCTTCGGGATCGAGCGCATGGTGGTGGGACTGGTCCGCCACCACGGGCCGGACCTCGACTCGTGGCCCTCGGGCGTGCGGGAGGTGCTGGGGCTGTGACCGCGCAGGATCAGGCCGAGCTGGTCGGCCACCCGATGCACTCGGGCACCCGCACGTGGACCGAGACGAACTGCTACGCCGACGTCTGGATCGAGCTGCTGCACGACCTGGGGCTCGACCCGGTCCCCGCGTTCGTCTCCGCGCTCTCGGCCGACTTCCAGGGCGACCAGTGGGTCTTCCTCAAGGTGGAGACCGAGGACCTGCGCGACCTCTACGGCATCACCGTCGGCGAGATGAACGTGTGGCGTCCCGTGCGCGACCACGTCGTGGAGCAGCTCGCGATGGGCCGGCGCACGACAGTCGAGGTCGACTCGTGGTGGCTGCCCGACACCGCCGGCGTCTCCTACCGGCTCGAGCACGTGAAGACGACGATCGTGCCCACGACGGTCGACGTCGAGGGCCGCCGGATGCGCTACCTGCACAGCGCCGGCCACCATGTGCTCGAGGGCGAGGACTTCGACCACGTCTTCGACCTGCGCGCCGGTGCGGGCGGCCCGGGCCTGCCGCCCTACATGGAGGTCGTGCGCCTCGACCGGCTCGCCGATCCCGACGACCTGCCCGAGCGCACCGCGGCCCTGGCCCGTCGCCACGTGGCCCGGCGTCCGGACGACAACCCGGTGGAGCGGCTCGCCGCGCGGCTCGTCGCGGACCTCCCGTGGCTGCGCGAGCAGGGCCTGGAGACCTTCCACCAGTACGCGTTCGGCATGATCCGCCAGTGCGGGGTCACCGCCGAGCTGGCCGCCGACGTCGTCGACTGGCTGACCGAGCACGGCCAGGGCGACCTCGGCCGGGCCGCGTCGCTGTTCCGCGAGGCCTCCTCGAGCGCCAAGACCCTCCAGTTCCGCGTCGCCCGGGCGGTGTCCGGACGCGACATGGACGTGCCCGCCCTGGTCCGTCCGGTCGCCGAGGCCTGGGGCGCGGCCATGGCCGACGTCGTGGCGTGGGCGGAGCCCGCGCGCGGATCGGCGTGACCGGCA encodes:
- a CDS encoding family 16 glycosylhydrolase, with translation MRPYSGTSATTSSGWSTDSARAADSRPHGTVAVGNRRTPPPWPPGRAHTGGGSFPRPTRQPNRPGEGNRPTTGHHGRVVVTRTRVVVTVLAVAAAALVAVYLLRGSGPGTPAPVSTADLTHPSGLAPTVDKDPRWGAAFVDDFDGSAPDGWYLYAGVPAGGNGGFWAPSHATVASGVLRLRTTRDAGRWVSAGAAHKADGSITYGKVQVRFRMAPAHGVSYALLLWPDSEKAPPYVEFGEDGGGDRTTTSATLHTATGGTGPPHLLGGDFSQWHTLGVEWTPGRLDYTLDGQVWASDIGAGVPTKPMHLVVQTQTWDCGVPDVQCPDATTPATTDLEVDWVTVQPYRGG
- a CDS encoding family 16 glycosylhydrolase, coding for MKSRRVRLAAVGGGLTAAVLVGVLGFREHALARFPGVDDPAHPSGMAPALDPDPRWTPVYVDDFTGTSPDGWYLYSGAPSSGPGGFWSPSHDIVQDGVLHLRTTYENGRWVSGGLARTAPKPLVYGKIQVRFRMAEARGVSYALLMWPDDEVWPPEIDFGEDGGGDRTMTTATLHHGPENSIEQHQLSGDFSQWHTLGIEWTPGRIDYLVDGHVWATDEGAAVPSVPMHLALQTQTWDCGLAYAQCPDSTTPAQTDLEVDWVTVQGYTGG
- a CDS encoding family 16 glycosylhydrolase is translated as MPKGDLPGWTQIFADDFSKDAALGSFLSAYGTRWTAYPSPWKDTSGNGTYDPARTLSASNGLMDIWVHTVNGVHYVSAPMPKLPKMTYGRYSVRFQADSTPGYKVAWLLWPDSDSWPADGEIDFPEGDLSSTISAYAHYASSSGGQDAFELSTTFSGWHTSTVEWKPGKVVFYLDGKVIGTSTKLVPSKPMHWVLQTETRLSGGAPSNSASGHVRVDWVTAYSYTP
- a CDS encoding 4'-phosphopantetheinyl transferase superfamily protein, which gives rise to MGSTRVGVDLARASDVRESIAAFGDRYLRRVYTEHELAACTGAGQVAERGLAARFAAKEALLKALHVADAAIDWRDVEVRRTAGGWPELALHGGARRLAEDVGLLDASVSMTHDDDVAMAVVVAVCDPGVRRPDEPR
- a CDS encoding acyl carrier protein, translating into MSATRTQDDQERGISPVDDTIRKVLADHGRLAVDAAGLDRHADLYEAGLTSHASVNIMLALEDAFDLEFPDRLLKKSTFSSIASIEDAITELSEGGS
- a CDS encoding acyl-CoA dehydrogenase, with amino-acid sequence MTLDLDAPAAVDYRALARRIATEVAAPAAAEVDRDARFPHESFAALRAEGLLSAMIPVELGGAGATVSDMAAVTEELGMACASTGMVFAMHQIQINSLIRHGRSAALDELKREICRDQLLVASATTEVGIGGDVRSSSCHVQLEGDTFRVTKQAPVISYGEQADLLFLTARRNADSPPNDQVLTVMRIKDIELERVGEWNTLGFRGTCSPGFVVRGHGPADLILDDPYGDISARSMLPSAHILWGHLWFGMATQAVNQARAFVRAAARSKPGTVPPGAQRLAELMVVHQQMAELVRGAAARYEATYDDVDAQSSISFAVAMNSLKVSASSLLIDIVGKALVIVGIMGYREDSAYSLGRVLRDAWGAPLMVNNDRILGNNAQLLLVSKD
- a CDS encoding amino acid--[acyl-carrier-protein] ligase; the protein is MVDVTDHVAFRDRLVETGWLRRTAVDGVIARTQPFVRVERGIDALVTRTGADQDALVLRFPPVFPRESYLKTDYLASFPNLTGSVHTFEGTEREAAALLAQQEAGEDWGLSLVTTDLMLVSASCHPSYELFAGELGTDSVLLDIEGWCFRREPSPDPARAQSFRQREFVYIGTPDGALAHRDEWVKRGLSVLEQLELPATADIANDPFFGRAGRMLAANQREEALKIELLVPLYGPDEPGTALVSSNCHRDHFGVNFGITTPDGEVAHSSCVGFGIERMVVGLVRHHGPDLDSWPSGVREVLGL
- a CDS encoding DUF1839 family protein, whose product is MHSGTRTWTETNCYADVWIELLHDLGLDPVPAFVSALSADFQGDQWVFLKVETEDLRDLYGITVGEMNVWRPVRDHVVEQLAMGRRTTVEVDSWWLPDTAGVSYRLEHVKTTIVPTTVDVEGRRMRYLHSAGHHVLEGEDFDHVFDLRAGAGGPGLPPYMEVVRLDRLADPDDLPERTAALARRHVARRPDDNPVERLAARLVADLPWLREQGLETFHQYAFGMIRQCGVTAELAADVVDWLTEHGQGDLGRAASLFREASSSAKTLQFRVARAVSGRDMDVPALVRPVAEAWGAAMADVVAWAEPARGSA